The following coding sequences lie in one Flagellimonas eckloniae genomic window:
- a CDS encoding family 78 glycoside hydrolase catalytic domain, producing MIKRITFAYCAIALSLSFCFTNCGKKNEILPAFALTVNEGFENPIGFYSNEPSFSWKLPQTTQFQSAYSIAAATSPELLPHNADLWQSGKVESDQSLFITYKGSKLTSRQKVYWQVRYWDSNDKPSKWSEIANLELGLLNTNDWKGKWVGLPTRNDSIIGVKKTIIHTPQHLRKSFKIPSNIVSARLYATCKGVFSAQINGQKISDAVMSPGWTPYDKRIESLTYDVTDLITSGENTLGFQVASGWHFGRMLWNKLIWGQSGSPKILCQLEITLKDGSKEIIVSDDSWVGTTYGPIRFAEIYDGEIYDANFEISDWSTNTFDAKNWKAVEISNIEDNIKIQPKRHYSVKEKTELSVKEIIKSADGSIIFDLKQNMVGVPKVRIPMIKGDTLKIRFSEMLAPDGSFYTDNYRSAHSTDYYVAAMDGTIEWMPKFTFHGFRYVELSGFDKSQVPQEDWVTGIVQYSDFESNGTFTSSHEKLNQLQSNIVWGLRGNFFDIPTDCPQRDERLGWTGDAQVFAPTSIFNADVHSFWKSWLQTLRESQFENGGIPFVAPDVLKNDAVSSGWGDAAVIIPWDIYMRTGDKSVLLENYQMMKDWVAHHHNEAEDYISNMNSFGDWLQPYQAKESKKRGDTSKNLIGTAFFAHASHLTSKAAAILNHPEDKEKYQNLYRTVADAFENGFFDENGSVKNEQGTQAAYLLALNFGLLSNEKEQKAKKHLIDEIKEANNHLRTGFLGTPLLPKVLDEMGEIDLMYEILFKETYPSWFYSINQGATTMWERWNSYSKEEGYNPESMNSLNHYAYGAVGEWMYERIAGIKPLKPGYKEIRIAPIPGGGLTSGEASYNSPYGKIISSWKIDNGIFELKATVPPNTTAKIHIPTQNYGQIIVDGKQVSANSNLSLLNENAKSIELKAQPGTYVFTTPY from the coding sequence ATGATAAAAAGAATAACATTTGCATACTGTGCTATTGCATTAAGTCTATCTTTTTGTTTTACGAACTGTGGTAAAAAAAACGAAATTTTACCTGCATTTGCACTAACGGTAAATGAAGGTTTCGAAAACCCTATTGGATTCTATAGTAACGAACCTTCATTTTCTTGGAAACTCCCACAAACAACTCAATTTCAAAGTGCCTACAGTATAGCAGCAGCCACCAGTCCAGAACTCTTACCTCACAATGCTGATTTATGGCAAAGTGGAAAGGTCGAATCAGACCAATCCTTATTTATTACATATAAAGGTTCAAAATTAACTTCTAGGCAAAAAGTATATTGGCAAGTCAGGTATTGGGATTCCAACGATAAACCATCGAAATGGAGTGAAATAGCTAATTTGGAATTGGGGCTCTTAAATACTAATGATTGGAAAGGAAAATGGGTTGGATTACCCACAAGGAATGATAGCATAATAGGCGTCAAAAAAACAATCATCCATACGCCTCAACACCTCAGAAAGAGTTTTAAAATACCCTCAAATATTGTATCCGCAAGACTCTATGCTACTTGTAAAGGAGTCTTCAGTGCGCAAATCAATGGTCAAAAGATAAGTGATGCTGTCATGTCGCCGGGATGGACTCCGTATGATAAGCGTATTGAATCATTGACGTATGACGTTACTGATTTAATTACATCTGGAGAAAATACGCTCGGGTTTCAAGTAGCTTCTGGATGGCACTTTGGCCGTATGCTCTGGAACAAACTCATATGGGGGCAATCTGGATCTCCAAAAATTTTATGCCAATTGGAAATAACCTTGAAAGACGGTTCAAAAGAAATTATTGTTTCCGATGACAGCTGGGTCGGTACCACATATGGCCCAATTCGTTTTGCTGAAATTTATGATGGAGAAATCTATGATGCAAATTTTGAGATTTCAGATTGGAGCACTAATACCTTTGATGCCAAGAATTGGAAAGCCGTCGAGATTTCCAACATAGAGGATAACATAAAAATTCAACCAAAAAGGCACTATTCGGTTAAAGAAAAAACCGAACTTTCTGTTAAGGAAATCATTAAATCAGCTGATGGTAGTATCATATTTGACCTAAAACAGAATATGGTAGGTGTTCCCAAAGTAAGAATTCCGATGATAAAAGGTGATACGTTAAAAATTCGCTTTTCTGAAATGTTGGCTCCTGACGGAAGTTTTTACACGGACAATTATCGTTCTGCACATTCAACCGATTATTACGTTGCAGCCATGGATGGAACCATCGAATGGATGCCTAAGTTTACCTTTCATGGGTTTCGATATGTAGAACTTAGTGGATTTGACAAATCACAAGTACCTCAAGAAGATTGGGTCACAGGGATTGTACAATATTCAGATTTTGAATCGAATGGAACATTTACTTCATCACATGAAAAACTAAATCAACTACAAAGCAATATTGTTTGGGGGTTACGGGGTAATTTTTTCGATATTCCCACAGACTGTCCGCAACGGGATGAACGTCTTGGCTGGACAGGTGATGCACAAGTCTTTGCACCAACTTCAATATTTAATGCCGATGTACATTCTTTTTGGAAGAGTTGGTTACAGACCTTAAGGGAGTCCCAATTCGAAAATGGAGGGATTCCGTTTGTTGCCCCCGATGTTCTAAAAAATGATGCGGTAAGTTCCGGTTGGGGAGATGCTGCTGTAATTATTCCTTGGGACATTTATATGCGTACTGGAGACAAATCTGTACTTCTAGAGAATTACCAGATGATGAAGGATTGGGTCGCCCACCATCATAATGAAGCTGAAGACTATATATCCAACATGAATTCTTTTGGTGATTGGTTACAACCTTATCAAGCCAAGGAAAGCAAAAAAAGAGGTGATACTTCCAAAAATCTTATTGGAACTGCCTTTTTTGCCCATGCTTCGCATCTCACCTCAAAAGCTGCTGCGATTTTAAATCATCCTGAAGACAAAGAAAAATATCAAAACCTCTATAGAACAGTTGCAGATGCTTTCGAGAATGGATTTTTCGATGAAAACGGCAGCGTTAAAAATGAACAAGGAACCCAAGCGGCATATTTACTAGCATTAAACTTTGGGTTGCTGTCAAATGAAAAAGAGCAAAAAGCAAAGAAACATTTAATAGATGAAATAAAAGAAGCAAACAATCACCTACGTACCGGTTTTTTAGGCACTCCATTACTACCAAAGGTACTGGATGAAATGGGTGAAATAGACCTTATGTACGAAATACTGTTTAAAGAAACCTATCCTTCCTGGTTCTATTCTATAAATCAAGGTGCAACAACAATGTGGGAGCGTTGGAACAGCTATAGTAAGGAAGAAGGATACAATCCAGAATCGATGAACAGTTTAAACCATTATGCTTATGGTGCTGTTGGGGAATGGATGTATGAGCGCATTGCAGGCATCAAGCCTTTAAAACCTGGATATAAGGAAATACGCATTGCACCAATTCCAGGGGGTGGACTCACCTCAGGGGAGGCCAGTTACAACTCACCCTACGGTAAAATTATTTCATCGTGGAAAATTGATAATGGTATCTTTGAATTAAAAGCTACGGTACCACCGAATACAACAGCTAAAATTCATATCCCAACACAAAACTATGGACAGATTATAGTAGATGGAAAACAAGTATCAGCAAATTCAAATCTTTCTTTACTTAATGAAAATGCAAAATCAATCGAGTTAAAAGCCCAACCAGGTACTTACGTTTTTACTACTCCTTATTAA
- a CDS encoding caspase family protein: protein MDLVFDNTSNDPQTHVFIIGVGGYPFLKDGEQEKQQLLNQVGLLRQLTSPPRSAIAFKDAMLEIHQSSKMRFAKPLGSIELLISPSKSDPQPGKPGEIFEPATREGIEEAYDKWKQRCNAHEDNVAIFFFSGHGVEKADHYLLAEDFGKSPNNPWMQSFNFDKTRRAFHAVKAKTQCFFIDSCRQITGDMLQKDLPDVPLDVPTFLEPDCTHNLTIKAAAHNETAHGPKRKPSYFTQVLLKAFEGYGASKENGIWSVTTGNIATRTDTILGIIRPDKVQKQRFPTNFLDSTEILIHQDAPLAHLSVECNPKNACKHAQFQCKDINSGDVISRDPNTKLVWDLEIPSGLYKISAAFPNAEFNNTNENISVVPPSSKEILKCQ, encoded by the coding sequence ATGGACTTAGTTTTTGATAATACAAGTAATGATCCACAAACCCATGTTTTTATTATAGGGGTTGGTGGTTATCCTTTTCTAAAGGATGGAGAACAAGAAAAACAACAACTGTTAAACCAAGTTGGTCTGTTAAGACAATTGACGTCCCCTCCGAGATCCGCAATTGCATTTAAAGACGCCATGCTGGAAATCCACCAAAGCAGCAAAATGCGTTTTGCCAAACCCTTGGGTAGCATAGAATTGTTAATATCACCTTCAAAGAGCGACCCTCAACCCGGTAAACCCGGTGAAATATTCGAACCTGCCACTAGGGAAGGTATAGAAGAAGCCTATGATAAGTGGAAACAGCGTTGCAATGCCCATGAAGACAATGTAGCAATATTCTTTTTTAGTGGACATGGGGTAGAAAAAGCGGATCACTATTTGTTAGCAGAGGATTTTGGTAAAAGCCCAAACAATCCATGGATGCAGAGTTTTAACTTTGACAAAACACGAAGAGCGTTTCATGCGGTCAAAGCAAAAACTCAGTGTTTTTTCATAGACTCTTGCAGACAAATCACTGGGGATATGCTGCAGAAAGATTTGCCGGATGTCCCGTTGGATGTCCCAACCTTTCTTGAACCCGATTGCACACATAATTTGACAATTAAAGCAGCCGCTCATAATGAAACCGCTCATGGACCCAAGAGAAAACCCTCATATTTTACCCAAGTATTGTTAAAAGCATTTGAAGGATATGGTGCTTCAAAGGAAAACGGCATATGGTCTGTAACTACAGGAAATATTGCTACGAGAACAGATACCATTTTGGGAATAATAAGACCTGATAAAGTTCAGAAACAACGTTTTCCCACCAATTTTCTTGATTCCACAGAAATCTTGATTCATCAAGATGCTCCATTGGCTCATCTCTCGGTGGAATGTAACCCTAAAAACGCTTGCAAGCATGCCCAATTTCAATGTAAGGACATAAACTCAGGTGATGTTATAAGTCGAGATCCAAATACAAAGTTGGTGTGGGATTTGGAAATCCCTTCCGGGCTCTACAAAATCAGCGCAGCGTTTCCAAACGCTGAATTTAACAATACAAATGAAAACATTTCTGTGGTTCCGCCGAGTTCCAAAGAAATATTAAAATGTCAATAG